The Bacteroides ovatus genomic interval GAGATTGATACGTGAATATTTGTTCCAGCCTACCCGGTTGAGTCCTTTTTTGTAGAACTCCTTCAAACGTGCCAGTTTATCTTCAAAGTTCTCCAGTTTTCCGAGATAGACCAGATGGTCTCCCACACGCGGCACCAATTCGATGTTCTGGTCGGGCAGCACATGGATCTGCTCTATCTGGGCGTCCCAGAATTTATTATTATGCAAAAATACACCAAACTTATATAAATCCTTCATTGCAAACGACTTTTCTACGTTTCCGGTGACAATTACCCGGTGAGCGACGCATTTTGCTTCCGGTGGCATGATAGTTCCTTTGTTGTCAAGGTAGTAGTTTTGGCCGTTGGCGCTCATGACCCGGAGGATAGGAATACGTTGTGTCACTTCCACGCACACTTTGCCGCTGGGTGTTTTGTAGCATTCGGCTTCGTCAATCAACGGATGTTTGCTTAGTTCCCGTTCCAGTGACTTGGTGGAGATGCGTTCCATTTTCTTCCCGATGGGGTAGATCCCTTTCTGCTGAAGGATACCTTTCAGCTCTTCTTTGGTGATGAAGCCGGCGTATGCGGTATCCTTGATAACCAATTCCATGTCACGGCAGGTCTGGTCGGCAGGCTTGCGGTTGAAAGCGGTGATAGCTACGGCAAGGTAAGCTATGAGCACCAGCATGACGATGGATAGAAGGATTCTTTTAATCATAATCAAAAATTAAAGATTAAAAATTAAAATGCTTGCGCTGTTTCGGACAGGCTGCCGGATGATTATTCATTTATCTTTTTTCTAATAGTTCCTTTATTTCGGGGACATAGTTATCGATGTCTCCGGCTCCTAAAGTAATTAATACTTCAATGTTTTTATCTTTCAGAATGTTCAGTATCTCTTCCTTTTTGCACATACTTTTTTCG includes:
- a CDS encoding cell division protein FtsQ/DivIB, producing MIKRILLSIVMLVLIAYLAVAITAFNRKPADQTCRDMELVIKDTAYAGFITKEELKGILQQKGIYPIGKKMERISTKSLERELSKHPLIDEAECYKTPSGKVCVEVTQRIPILRVMSANGQNYYLDNKGTIMPPEAKCVAHRVIVTGNVEKSFAMKDLYKFGVFLHNNKFWDAQIEQIHVLPDQNIELVPRVGDHLVYLGKLENFEDKLARLKEFYKKGLNRVGWNKYSRINLEFSNQIICTKRE